The Providencia sp. PROV188 genome includes a region encoding these proteins:
- the nrdB gene encoding class Ia ribonucleoside-diphosphate reductase subunit beta: MSHSYTIFSQKKNNQLLEPMFFGQPVNVARFDQQKYPIFEKLIEKQLSFFWRPEEVDVARDRIDYNALPDHEKHIFISNLKYQTLLDSIQGRSPNVAFLPLISIPELETWVETWSFSETIHSRSYTHIIRNIVNDPAIIFDDIVENEEILKRAKDISEYYDTLIEMTNYYHMFGEGTHTLGGKQVTVSLRALKKQLYLCLMSVNALEAIRFYVSFACSFAFAERELMEGNAKIIKLIARDEALHLTGTQHMLNLLRSGQDDPEMAEIAAECEDECYRLFVDAAEQEKEWAEYLFSEGSMIGLNKDILCQYVEYITNIRMQAVGLKLPFEARSNPIPWINAWLVSDNVQVAPQEVEVSSYLVGQIDAEVNTDDLSDFEL; the protein is encoded by the coding sequence ATGTCACATTCATACACGATTTTTTCTCAGAAAAAAAATAACCAGCTGCTGGAGCCGATGTTTTTCGGCCAGCCTGTGAACGTTGCCCGTTTTGATCAGCAAAAATATCCTATTTTTGAAAAACTGATTGAAAAGCAACTCTCATTCTTCTGGCGCCCAGAAGAAGTTGACGTGGCGCGCGACCGTATTGACTATAATGCGCTGCCTGATCATGAAAAACACATTTTTATCAGTAACCTGAAATACCAAACGCTGCTCGACTCTATTCAGGGTCGCAGCCCTAACGTGGCATTTTTGCCACTGATTTCAATCCCAGAATTAGAAACTTGGGTTGAGACTTGGTCATTCTCAGAAACAATTCACTCACGTTCATACACGCATATTATTCGTAATATCGTGAATGACCCGGCGATTATCTTCGATGATATCGTTGAAAATGAAGAAATTCTCAAGCGTGCAAAAGATATTTCTGAGTACTACGACACGCTGATCGAAATGACCAACTATTACCATATGTTTGGTGAAGGGACCCATACGCTGGGTGGTAAACAAGTCACTGTTTCACTGCGAGCACTGAAAAAGCAACTTTATTTATGCTTAATGAGCGTTAACGCCCTTGAAGCAATTCGTTTCTACGTCAGCTTCGCGTGCTCTTTCGCCTTTGCTGAGCGCGAATTGATGGAAGGTAACGCAAAAATCATCAAGCTGATTGCTCGAGATGAAGCGCTGCACTTAACGGGAACTCAGCATATGCTGAACCTGTTACGCTCAGGTCAAGACGATCCTGAAATGGCAGAGATTGCCGCTGAGTGTGAAGATGAATGCTATCGCCTGTTTGTGGATGCGGCAGAACAAGAAAAAGAGTGGGCTGAATATCTGTTCAGCGAAGGCTCGATGATTGGTCTGAACAAAGATATTCTGTGCCAATATGTGGAATATATTACCAACATTCGTATGCAAGCAGTTGGCCTGAAATTACCATTTGAAGCGCGTTCTAACCCTATTCCATGGATCAACGCATGGTTAGTGTCTGACAACGTTCAAGTGGCGCCACAAGAAGTCGAAGTCAGCTCTTATTTAGTCGGTCAGATTGACGCTGAAGTTAACACCGATGATTTGAGTGATTTCGAACTGTAA
- the yfaE gene encoding class I ribonucleotide reductase maintenance protein YfaE: MASHKITLRLTQGVQVPYHTDVHTSLLDALEDSRVPVEYQCREGYCGSCRVTLLKGKVGYKRKPLAFVQEGEILPCCCHPLSDIEIE; this comes from the coding sequence ATGGCAAGTCATAAAATCACCCTGCGTCTTACGCAGGGTGTGCAAGTTCCCTACCACACGGATGTTCACACCAGTTTATTGGATGCCCTTGAAGATAGCCGAGTGCCTGTCGAGTACCAATGTCGAGAAGGCTACTGTGGCTCATGCCGCGTAACATTATTAAAGGGAAAGGTTGGATACAAACGTAAACCGCTCGCTTTTGTTCAAGAGGGTGAAATTCTGCCCTGCTGTTGTCACCCGCTATCCGATATTGAAATCGAGTAG